One window from the genome of Elusimicrobium sp. An273 encodes:
- a CDS encoding GTP-binding protein: MAKEKFSRSKPHVNVGTIGHVDHGKTTLTTAITKVL, translated from the coding sequence ATGGCAAAGGAAAAATTTTCCCGCAGCAAACCGCACGTGAACGTGGGAACGATCGGGCACGTGGACCATGGTAAGACGACGTTAACGACGGCGATCACGAAGGTATTGG